In Pseudorasbora parva isolate DD20220531a chromosome 20, ASM2467924v1, whole genome shotgun sequence, a single window of DNA contains:
- the opn1sw1 gene encoding opsin-1, short-wave-sensitive 1: MDPWAVQFGNLSKISPFEGPQYHLAPKWAFYLQAVFMGFVFFVGTPLNAIVLFVTMKYKKLQQPLNYILVNISLGGLIFDTFSVSQVFVCALRGYYFLGHTLCAMESAMGTVAGLVTGWSLAVLAFERYVVICKPFGSFKFGQSQAIGAVVFTWLIGVGCASPPFFGWSRYIPEGLGTSCGPDWYTKSEEYNSESYTYFLLVTCFFLPMFVIIFSYSQLLGALRAVAAQQAESASTQKAEKEVSRMIVVMVGSYIVCYGPYAITALWFAYADDSHKDFRMVAIPALFSKSSCVYNPLIYAFMNKQFNACIMETVFGKKIDEASEVSSKTETSSVAA, from the exons ATGGACCCGTGGGCCGTTCAGTTTGGGAACCTTTCCAAAATCAGTCCCTTTGAGGGCCCACAGTACCACCTGGCCCCCAAGTGGGCTTTCTACCTGCAGGCAGTTTTTATGGGCTTCGTATTTTTCGTAGGGACCCCTCTGAATGCCATCGTCCTCTTTGTTACAATGAAGTACAAGAAGCTCCAACAGCCTCTCAACTACATCCTGGTGAACATCTCCCTAGGGGGCCTCATTTTCGACACATTCTCTGTAAGCCAAGTATTTGTTTGCGCTCTTAGAGGTTATTACTTCCTCGGTCATACGTTATGCGCGATGGAATCGGCAATGGGAACGGTTGCAG GTCTTGTGACGGGATGGTCTCTTGCTGTCCTGGCTTTCGAGAGATACGTGGTCATCTGCAAACCCTTCGGAAGCTTCAAGTTCGGACAAAGCCAGGCCATTGGAGCCGTGGTGTTCACCTGGTTAATAGGTGTCGGCTGTGCCAGTCCTCCATTCtttggatggagcag ATACATTCCCGAAGGTCTCGGCACCTCCTGCGGACCTGACTGGTACACAAAAAGCGAGGAGTACAATTCAGAGAGCTACACTTACTTCCTCCTGGTCACCTGCTTCTTCTTGCCAATGTTCGTCATCATCTTCTCTTACTCACAGCTCCTGGGAGCCCTGCGTGCT GTTGCTGCCCAGCAGGCTGAGTCAGCTTCCACCCAGAAGGCAGAGAAGGAAGTGTCCAGGATGATTGTTGTAATGGTGGGCTCTTATATCGTTTGCTATGGCCCGTATGCCATAACTGCTTTGTGGTTTGCCTATGCTGACGATTCACACAAGGATTTCCGTATGGTTGCTATCCCTGCTCTCTTCTCAAAGAGCTCCTGCGTATACAATCCTCTAATCTACGCCTTCATGAACAAACAG TTTAATGCCTGCATCATGGAGACGGTATTTGGCAAGAAGATTGATGAGGCCTCAGAGGTTTCCAGCAAGACTGAGACCTCTTCTGTGGCCGCATAA